A single Populus nigra chromosome 13, ddPopNigr1.1, whole genome shotgun sequence DNA region contains:
- the LOC133671068 gene encoding uncharacterized protein LOC133671068: protein MGKKLDALFRRKLKTSKFSSLAKLAISRIVILKNQRQARLSLAKSDVIQLLNLGHQERALLRVEHVIKDQNMLGAFDMMEDYLHFLIERVVQLETNKECPEFKEAISSLIFASSRCGEFPELQEIRGVFTTRFGNEFAARAVELRRNCGVHPNIIQNLSARQPSLESRKKLLKDIATENGIILHLEEEAPVVAQENLDVDQPKQQQHEYKSVKLDATEYQARTHVLPEEELSGSLKGRKYKDVASAALEAFESAAYAAHAARAAVELSRYESQDNEQYGHGDSSHG, encoded by the exons ATGGGAAAGAAACTGGATGCTCTTTTCCGGAGGAAACTCAAGACCTCTAAATTCAGTTCTCTTGCAAAACTAGCAATATCTAGGATCGTCATCCTCAAGAACCAGAGACAAGCCAGGCTTTCCCTTGCAAAGTCTGATGTTATTCAGCTCCTTAACCTTGGACACCAAGAAAGAGCTCTACTTCGC GTTGAGCATGTCATCAAGGATCAGAATATGCTGGGTGCTTTTGATATGATGGAGGATTACTTACATTTCCTGATCGAAAGAGTTGTTCAACTTGAAACAAACAA AGAGTGTCCTGAGTTCAAGGAGGCAATATCGAGCTTGATCTTTGCATCTTCCAGATGTGGTGAGTTTCCAGAGTTGCAAGAGATTCGTGGAGTTTTCACAACGAGATTTGGAAACGAATTCGCTGCTCGTGCTGTCGAGTTGCGCCGAAACTGCGGAGTGCATCCTAAT aTTATACAAAATCTTTCTGCAAGACAACCAAGCTTGGAAAGCAGAAAGAAACTGCTAAAGGACATTGCAACTGAGAATGGTATCATCCTGCATTTGGAGGAAGAAGCTCCTGTGGTTGCACAA GAAAATCTGGATGTCGACCAGccaaagcagcagcagcatgaATATAAATCAGTCAAGTTAGATGCTACCGAGTACCAAGCCAGAACCCACGTTTTGCCTGAGGAGGAGTTGTCCGGATCATTGAAAGGAAGGAAATACAAAGATGTAGCTTCTGCAGCTCTAGAGGCTTTTGAATCAGCAGCTTACGCAGCACATGCTGCAAGAGCTGCTGTTGAACTCTCAAGATATGAATCTCAGGACAATGAACAATATGGTCATGGTGATTCTAGTCATGGATAA